In Deltaproteobacteria bacterium, a single window of DNA contains:
- the dnaE gene encoding DNA polymerase III subunit alpha yields the protein MKRFVHLHLHSQYSLLDGTIQFGPLVRRVKELGMPAVAVTDHGGMMGTIEFYEEARKNGINPIIGTEIYVAPGSREERKVAPTGEYAYHLILLAENDTGYRNLLRLSSLAHTEGFYYKPRVDKELLRRYSEGLIATSACLQGEIPFALGTEGEARALEVLEEYRSIYDDGRFFLEIQDNGLPEQEKMNPLLIALSKRTKTPLVATNDCHYLNREDARFQEILLCLQTGKTIGDPTRMRFGSDQFYVKTYEEFERAFGHVAMDALKNTLRIAERCQVEIELGRNKIPEFALPPGVSSGEYLRELATRGLERRLEEHRRKDGALSKDAEAEYRHRLAYELSVIEETGFPGYFLIVADFIGYAKDRGIPVGPGRGSAAGSLVAYALRITDVDPIPYKLLFERFLNPERVSLPDIDCDFCKDRRDEVIAYVQEKYGRENVAQLITFGTWKPRAAVRDVGRVLEMPYAEVDRIAKLIPADLKMTLENAPKAEPQLKELIDSNPKVAELFRYSREIEGRSRHAGTHASAVVIANRPITEYCPLYRQATGEITTQYAMHPVERVGLVKFDFLGLRTLTAIHDTLRHLSSLRGIEIDLAALPLTDAATYETLTRGDTAGVFQSESKGFTELTMKLRPDRFTHLIDLMALYRPGPLQSGMADDFVERRHGRRKVVYALPQLEEILSGTYGVIVYQEQVMEIAKALAGFTLGEADVLRKAMGKKDDALMEKQKAHFLEGAKANGIPERKASEIFELVRQFGGYGFNKSHSAAYALIAYQTAYLKTHYPLEYYSALMTSESGDTDKIIRYIAHCREKGIPILPPDVNESRFAFFPAGNAIRFGLGAVKGLGEGAIESILEAREERPFESIRDLLARVDLRKVNKRAVESLIKSGALDSLDADRGAVFNGLPALIEEAQAEARRKESGQFSLFGGEAEEKKPAQRKGGGPPPAPAWTRRDRLQYEKEALGFYITGHPLDSCAAEIAMYANATTGKLPGFHHGAEVKLGGIIASLKEKVTKRGEKMAILTLEDLEGTVEVTVFPRTYQECREILSTSAPVFLLGRIEKGEQGVKVTMDELFLIEDVRERLARSVHFDILLDRVGTAEISELRKVIARNAGDKKGFLHVFRAGEYEAIIALPEGAGVSPSLELARELKNRFGYGVLRLHG from the coding sequence ATGAAGCGCTTCGTCCACCTCCACCTGCACTCGCAGTACAGCCTGCTCGACGGGACGATCCAGTTCGGTCCCCTGGTCCGCCGGGTGAAGGAGCTGGGGATGCCCGCCGTCGCGGTCACGGACCACGGCGGGATGATGGGGACGATCGAGTTCTACGAGGAGGCCCGGAAAAACGGCATCAACCCGATCATCGGGACCGAGATCTATGTCGCACCCGGCTCCCGCGAGGAGCGGAAGGTCGCCCCGACCGGCGAGTACGCCTACCACCTGATCCTGCTGGCGGAGAACGACACGGGGTACCGGAACCTGCTCCGGCTATCCTCCCTGGCGCACACCGAAGGTTTCTACTACAAGCCGCGGGTCGACAAGGAGCTTCTCCGGCGCTACTCGGAGGGGCTGATCGCCACCTCCGCCTGCCTGCAGGGCGAGATCCCGTTCGCGCTGGGGACGGAAGGGGAGGCGCGGGCGCTCGAGGTGCTGGAAGAGTACCGGTCGATCTACGACGACGGCCGCTTCTTCCTCGAGATCCAGGACAACGGGCTACCGGAGCAGGAGAAGATGAACCCGCTCCTCATCGCGCTGTCGAAGCGGACGAAGACCCCGCTGGTCGCCACGAACGACTGCCACTACCTGAACCGGGAGGACGCCCGGTTCCAGGAAATCCTGCTCTGTCTGCAGACCGGCAAGACGATCGGGGACCCCACCCGGATGCGGTTCGGGTCGGACCAGTTCTACGTCAAGACGTACGAGGAGTTCGAGCGCGCCTTCGGGCACGTGGCGATGGACGCCCTGAAGAACACGCTCCGGATCGCCGAGCGGTGCCAGGTGGAGATCGAGCTGGGCAGGAACAAGATCCCCGAGTTCGCCCTGCCTCCGGGGGTGTCGTCCGGAGAGTACTTGAGGGAGCTGGCAACCCGGGGCCTGGAGCGCCGTCTCGAGGAGCACCGGCGGAAGGATGGGGCGCTTTCGAAGGATGCGGAAGCGGAGTACCGTCACCGGCTCGCGTACGAGCTCTCCGTCATCGAGGAGACCGGCTTCCCGGGATATTTCCTGATCGTCGCGGACTTCATCGGGTACGCCAAGGACCGCGGCATCCCGGTGGGGCCCGGGCGCGGCAGCGCGGCGGGAAGCCTGGTCGCGTATGCGCTTCGAATAACCGACGTGGATCCGATACCTTACAAGCTGCTCTTCGAGCGATTCCTTAACCCCGAACGGGTGAGCCTCCCCGACATCGACTGCGACTTCTGCAAGGATCGCCGGGACGAGGTGATCGCCTACGTCCAGGAAAAGTACGGACGGGAGAACGTGGCGCAGCTCATCACGTTCGGAACGTGGAAGCCGCGCGCCGCCGTACGGGACGTCGGCCGGGTGCTCGAGATGCCGTACGCGGAGGTGGACCGGATCGCCAAGCTGATACCCGCCGACCTGAAGATGACCCTCGAGAACGCACCGAAGGCGGAGCCGCAGCTGAAGGAGCTGATCGATTCCAACCCGAAGGTCGCCGAACTGTTCCGGTATTCGAGGGAGATCGAGGGACGCTCCCGCCACGCGGGCACGCACGCCTCGGCGGTGGTGATCGCCAACCGGCCGATCACCGAGTACTGCCCGCTGTACCGGCAGGCCACCGGAGAGATCACGACCCAGTACGCCATGCACCCGGTCGAGCGGGTCGGACTGGTGAAGTTCGATTTCCTGGGCCTGCGGACGCTGACCGCGATCCACGACACCCTCCGGCACCTTTCCTCGCTGCGGGGGATCGAGATCGACCTCGCCGCGCTGCCGCTGACCGACGCGGCGACCTACGAGACGCTGACCCGCGGGGACACCGCCGGCGTGTTCCAGAGCGAGAGCAAGGGTTTCACCGAGCTCACGATGAAGCTCCGGCCCGACCGGTTCACGCACCTGATCGACCTGATGGCGCTGTATCGCCCGGGGCCGCTGCAGAGCGGGATGGCGGACGACTTCGTGGAGCGCCGGCACGGGCGGCGGAAGGTCGTCTACGCCCTGCCGCAGCTCGAGGAGATACTGAGCGGGACGTACGGCGTCATCGTGTACCAGGAGCAGGTGATGGAGATCGCCAAGGCGCTGGCCGGCTTCACGCTGGGAGAGGCCGACGTGCTCCGGAAGGCGATGGGGAAGAAGGACGACGCCCTCATGGAGAAGCAGAAAGCGCACTTCCTCGAGGGGGCGAAGGCGAACGGGATCCCGGAGCGGAAAGCCTCCGAGATCTTCGAGCTGGTCCGGCAGTTCGGAGGGTACGGCTTCAACAAGTCGCACAGCGCCGCGTACGCCCTGATCGCGTACCAGACGGCGTACCTGAAGACCCACTACCCGCTGGAGTATTACAGCGCCCTGATGACCTCCGAGTCCGGGGACACCGACAAGATCATCCGGTACATCGCGCACTGCCGGGAGAAGGGGATCCCGATCCTCCCGCCCGACGTGAACGAGTCCCGATTCGCGTTCTTCCCCGCGGGCAACGCGATCCGGTTCGGGCTGGGCGCCGTCAAGGGATTGGGGGAGGGTGCGATCGAGTCGATCCTCGAGGCCCGGGAGGAGCGTCCCTTCGAATCGATCCGGGACTTGCTCGCACGGGTGGACCTGCGGAAGGTGAACAAGCGGGCGGTGGAGAGCCTGATCAAGTCCGGAGCGCTGGACTCCCTCGATGCGGATCGCGGGGCGGTGTTCAACGGGCTGCCCGCCCTGATCGAGGAGGCGCAGGCGGAAGCGCGCAGGAAGGAGTCCGGCCAGTTCTCCCTCTTCGGGGGGGAGGCGGAGGAGAAGAAGCCGGCGCAGCGGAAAGGCGGCGGACCGCCGCCCGCCCCGGCGTGGACGAGACGCGATCGCCTCCAGTACGAGAAGGAGGCGCTGGGCTTCTACATCACCGGGCACCCTCTCGATTCGTGCGCCGCCGAAATCGCGATGTACGCCAACGCCACCACCGGAAAGCTTCCGGGATTCCACCACGGCGCGGAGGTGAAGCTCGGCGGCATCATCGCTTCCCTGAAGGAGAAGGTCACGAAGAGGGGGGAGAAGATGGCCATCCTGACCCTCGAGGACCTCGAAGGGACGGTGGAGGTCACCGTGTTCCCCCGTACGTACCAGGAGTGCCGCGAGATCCTGTCGACCTCCGCCCCGGTCTTTCTGCTCGGACGGATCGAAAAGGGGGAACAGGGGGTGAAGGTCACCATGGACGAGCTCTTCCTCATCGAGGACGTCCGGGAGCGGCTGGCCCGGTCGGTCCACTTCGACATCCTGCTCGACCGGGTGGGAACCGCGGAGATCTCCGAGCTCCGGAAGGTCATCGCGCGGAACGCGGGGGACAAGAAGGGATTCCTCCACGTATTCCGTGCGGGGGAGTACGAAGCGATCATCGCGCTGCCGGAGGGCGCGGGCGTTTCCCCGTCCCTCGAACTGGCGCGCGAGCTCAAGAACCGGTTCGGGTACGGGGTCCTGCGGCTCCACGGATGA
- the hflX gene encoding GTPase HflX has product MTPPAAGQERALLVFAHRKSAKGPAAVLHVSEVMDELRELVRSAGARVVGSHVQTVQTENPATIVGKGTLGRLKEEVAALEANLVVFQNLLRPKQQALLEKELEVKTLDRREIILDIFAQRARTKEGRLQVELAQLSFRLGRLAGGRTELSRLGGGIGTRGPGEKKLEEDRRRIRAQIRQIEKELTTVRRTRSLHYLRRREVGYPVVALVGYTNAGKSTLFNRLTGADVFVADRMFATLDPTARRFRLPGGKDAILVDTVGFIHDLPEELRQAFLATLEGIGEADLLLHVADGSADAMDGNIASVDAILSELSFRDKPTVLVANKRDLCAHGTRAPQGAVKVSAKTGDGIHGLLSAVEGELWRRHPEKTGSTRPA; this is encoded by the coding sequence ATGACGCCTCCCGCCGCCGGACAGGAGCGCGCACTCCTCGTCTTCGCCCACCGGAAGTCGGCGAAGGGTCCCGCCGCCGTGCTCCACGTGTCCGAGGTGATGGACGAGCTTCGGGAACTCGTCCGGTCGGCGGGGGCCCGGGTCGTCGGCTCCCACGTCCAGACCGTGCAGACGGAGAATCCGGCCACGATCGTGGGAAAGGGGACGCTCGGGCGGCTCAAGGAAGAGGTCGCCGCGCTGGAGGCCAACCTGGTGGTCTTCCAGAACCTCCTGCGGCCGAAGCAGCAGGCGCTGCTCGAGAAGGAGCTGGAAGTGAAGACGCTCGACCGGCGGGAGATCATCCTCGACATCTTCGCCCAGCGGGCACGAACGAAGGAGGGGAGGCTGCAGGTGGAGCTGGCGCAGCTTTCCTTCCGGCTGGGACGGCTGGCTGGCGGGCGGACGGAGCTGTCCCGACTCGGCGGCGGGATCGGGACCCGGGGACCCGGCGAGAAGAAGCTGGAGGAGGACCGCCGCAGGATCCGAGCGCAGATCCGGCAGATCGAGAAGGAGCTCACCACGGTCCGGAGGACCCGCTCCCTCCACTACCTGCGGCGCAGGGAAGTCGGGTACCCGGTCGTCGCCCTGGTGGGGTACACCAACGCGGGAAAGTCGACCCTCTTCAACCGGCTCACGGGGGCCGACGTGTTCGTCGCGGACCGGATGTTCGCCACCCTCGATCCCACGGCGCGGCGGTTCCGGCTTCCCGGCGGGAAGGACGCGATCCTCGTGGACACGGTCGGGTTCATCCACGATCTTCCGGAAGAGCTTCGCCAGGCGTTTCTCGCCACCCTCGAGGGGATCGGCGAGGCCGACCTGCTCCTGCACGTGGCCGACGGGAGCGCCGACGCGATGGACGGCAACATCGCGTCGGTCGATGCGATCCTGTCGGAGCTGTCGTTCCGCGACAAGCCGACCGTGCTCGTGGCGAACAAGAGGGACCTCTGCGCGCACGGCACGCGGGCGCCGCAGGGAGCGGTCAAGGTTTCGGCGAAGACCGGCGACGGGATCCACGGGCTGCTGTCGGCCGTCGAAGGGGAATTATGGCGTCGGCATCCGGAAAAGACCGGTTCGACCAGGCCCGCCTGA
- a CDS encoding CDP-alcohol phosphatidyltransferase family protein — MASASGKDRFDQARLINIANGLTAMRVLLVPLFAYLLISGREREALVVFGVCGVSDGLDGLLARWLRQRTLVGAFLDPIADKLLMATAFIVLAYVRIIPTWLTVLVISRDLFILVGSSLYLLLLESTDIRPTGMSKLNTGVQILTVVYYLAVAAFPEAADSIGASDGTVVASVVLTVCALTTVLSGVQYLYLGIRKLSDA, encoded by the coding sequence ATGGCGTCGGCATCCGGAAAAGACCGGTTCGACCAGGCCCGCCTGATCAACATCGCCAACGGCCTCACGGCGATGCGGGTGCTCCTGGTCCCCCTGTTCGCGTACCTGCTGATATCGGGCAGGGAGCGGGAGGCGCTCGTCGTGTTCGGGGTGTGCGGCGTGAGCGACGGGCTCGACGGACTCCTCGCGCGGTGGCTCCGGCAGAGGACGCTGGTCGGGGCATTCCTCGACCCGATCGCCGACAAGCTGCTCATGGCGACCGCCTTCATCGTGCTCGCCTACGTGCGGATCATCCCCACGTGGCTCACGGTCCTGGTGATCAGTCGCGACCTCTTCATCCTGGTCGGAAGCTCCCTCTACCTCCTCCTGCTCGAATCGACCGACATCCGGCCGACGGGGATGAGCAAATTGAACACCGGGGTGCAGATCCTGACGGTGGTCTACTACCTCGCGGTCGCCGCGTTTCCCGAGGCGGCGGATTCCATCGGGGCTTCGGACGGAACCGTCGTCGCGTCCGTCGTGCTGACGGTCTGCGCGCTCACCACGGTCCTCTCCGGCGTGCAGTATCTCTACCTGGGGATCCGCAAGCTGTCCGATGCGTGA
- a CDS encoding DUF512 domain-containing protein codes for MREGLPAALARAEPGGGVRVDLVTRGTPADLAGIRAGDRVVSVSGSPVEDLLDLHFLTSGSRFTIRWRNAAGEERERSFRPAGAPLGIHPEPIRVRRCRNRCVFCFIHQLPKGLRRTLYVKDEDVRLSFLHGQYVTFSDLTDGEIRKIVRYRLSPLYVSIHTTDSALRRRMLGNREARDILPLLRRLARAGIALHGQIVVCPGMNDGEELERTLRGLSALRPGLRSVAVVPVGLTSHRAGLPPLRAVSREEARRTLSLLRRLRKEGVGRLGGEPFASAADEYYLIAGERVPGRRAYGSYAQIGNGVGLLRRFLDGSAALFRRKEWPGGPVGGTVVTGASAAPFVREFLEEFSRRAGVRFTAAVARNRLMGDSVTVTGLLGGGDILAAVEGKVRGALYIPSVTLRDAGDLFLDGLTPADVSRITGARVRVFDPTPRGFLDASHGENHP; via the coding sequence ATGCGTGAGGGGCTGCCGGCGGCGCTGGCGCGCGCGGAACCAGGGGGCGGGGTCCGCGTGGACCTCGTGACCCGCGGAACCCCCGCCGACCTCGCCGGGATCCGGGCGGGCGACCGGGTCGTGTCCGTTTCCGGATCCCCGGTCGAGGACCTCCTCGACCTGCACTTCCTGACCTCCGGAAGCCGTTTCACGATTCGATGGAGGAACGCCGCGGGGGAGGAGCGCGAGCGATCCTTCCGCCCCGCGGGTGCGCCGCTGGGGATCCACCCCGAGCCGATCCGCGTGCGCCGGTGCCGGAACCGGTGCGTGTTCTGCTTCATCCACCAGCTTCCAAAGGGGTTGCGCCGAACGCTCTACGTGAAGGACGAGGACGTGCGGCTCTCCTTCCTGCACGGGCAGTACGTCACCTTTTCCGACCTGACCGACGGGGAGATCCGGAAGATCGTCCGGTACCGCCTCTCTCCGCTCTACGTCTCGATCCACACCACGGACTCCGCCCTTCGAAGGAGGATGCTCGGGAACCGCGAGGCGCGGGACATCCTTCCGCTGCTCCGCCGTCTGGCACGCGCCGGCATCGCTCTTCACGGCCAGATCGTGGTGTGCCCCGGCATGAACGATGGGGAGGAGCTGGAGCGAACGCTGCGCGGGCTTTCGGCCCTTCGGCCGGGCCTGCGGTCCGTGGCGGTGGTGCCGGTCGGACTCACTTCCCATCGGGCGGGGCTGCCGCCGCTCCGGGCGGTCTCCCGGGAGGAGGCGAGGCGAACCCTCTCCCTCCTGCGGAGATTGCGGAAGGAAGGCGTCGGGAGGCTCGGCGGGGAGCCGTTCGCGTCCGCGGCGGACGAATATTACCTGATCGCGGGAGAGCGTGTCCCGGGAAGAAGGGCGTACGGTTCCTACGCGCAGATCGGAAACGGGGTGGGGCTGCTTCGCCGCTTCCTGGACGGGTCGGCGGCGCTCTTCCGCCGGAAGGAGTGGCCGGGAGGGCCGGTGGGCGGGACCGTCGTGACCGGCGCGTCGGCCGCCCCGTTCGTTCGCGAATTTCTCGAGGAGTTCTCCCGGCGGGCCGGAGTCCGCTTCACCGCCGCGGTGGCCAGGAACCGTCTGATGGGGGATAGCGTCACGGTGACCGGCCTCCTGGGGGGCGGGGACATCCTCGCCGCGGTGGAGGGAAAGGTCCGGGGAGCGCTGTACATCCCTTCCGTCACCCTGCGGGATGCGGGGGACCTGTTCCTCGACGGGTTGACACCCGCGGACGTCTCCCGGATCACCGGGGCGCGGGTCCGGGTGTTCGACCCCACCCCGCGGGGGTTCCTCGACGCATCCCACGGTGAAAATCACCCATAA
- the thrS gene encoding threonine--tRNA ligase, whose product MTLLELAKKEGKAKVALAARVGGQVVDLARVAPEGEPVAWVLPTDPDGAEILRHSTAHVMAAAVKELFPEARITIGPAIENGFYYDFDVANPFTPEDLERIEERMREIVKADVPFTREEATKEQARALFPGEPYKEELLTDIPDATVSLYRMGNFLDLCRGPHVPSTGRVGAFKLMSTAGAYWRGDSKNRMLTRIYGAAFASKKELDEIRKRDHRKIGKELDLFSVTDDIGPGLILWHPKGAVVRRVMEDFWRDEHVRAGYELVFSPHIARLDLWRVSGHTDYYRQAMFSPIDIEGQEYQLKPMNCPFHIQIYKSRMRSYRDLPVRYAELGTVYRYEPSGTLHGLLRVRGFTQDDAHLFLRPDQLDEEIFSLLDFTLFVLRSFGFEKYDVYLSTRPEKYAGTLDNWDQAEAALRKALERKGLPFEVDPGEGVFYGPKIDIKIKDMLGRSWQCSTIQVDFNNPERFDATYVAADGTPQRAIMIHRALMGSLERFFGVLVEHYAGAFPAWLAPVQADVLPVTDRQNDYAREVVAALRSAGFRAEGDYRNEKLGYKVRESQLSKVPYALVIGEREASQKLVTPRRRGGEQLPSMGVEAFVEVLRGDTVNPEK is encoded by the coding sequence ATGACGCTTCTGGAGCTTGCGAAAAAGGAAGGGAAGGCCAAGGTCGCGCTGGCCGCCCGCGTGGGCGGACAGGTCGTCGATCTTGCGCGCGTCGCCCCCGAGGGGGAGCCGGTCGCCTGGGTCCTTCCGACCGATCCGGACGGCGCGGAGATCCTGCGCCACAGCACTGCGCACGTGATGGCCGCCGCGGTGAAGGAGCTGTTTCCCGAAGCGCGGATCACCATCGGCCCCGCGATAGAGAACGGCTTCTACTACGATTTCGACGTCGCGAACCCGTTCACCCCCGAGGATCTCGAGCGGATCGAGGAGCGGATGCGCGAAATCGTGAAGGCCGACGTCCCGTTCACGCGCGAAGAGGCCACCAAGGAGCAGGCGCGCGCGCTCTTCCCGGGCGAACCGTACAAGGAAGAGCTGCTGACGGACATTCCGGACGCGACCGTCTCCCTCTACCGGATGGGGAATTTCCTCGACCTGTGCCGCGGCCCGCACGTCCCGAGCACCGGGCGGGTCGGGGCGTTCAAGCTGATGAGCACCGCGGGGGCGTACTGGCGGGGCGACTCGAAGAACCGGATGCTGACCCGGATCTACGGCGCGGCGTTCGCTTCGAAAAAGGAGCTGGACGAGATCCGGAAGCGGGACCACCGCAAGATCGGAAAGGAACTCGACCTGTTCAGCGTGACCGACGACATCGGGCCGGGGCTGATCCTCTGGCACCCGAAGGGGGCGGTCGTCCGGCGGGTCATGGAGGATTTCTGGCGGGACGAGCACGTCCGGGCCGGGTACGAGCTCGTCTTCTCCCCGCACATCGCCCGGCTCGACCTGTGGCGGGTGAGCGGACACACCGACTACTACCGCCAGGCGATGTTCTCCCCGATCGACATCGAGGGGCAGGAGTACCAGCTGAAGCCGATGAACTGCCCGTTCCACATCCAGATCTACAAGTCGCGGATGCGTTCGTACCGCGACCTGCCGGTCCGGTACGCCGAGCTCGGCACCGTCTACCGGTACGAGCCGTCGGGGACGCTCCACGGTCTGCTGCGGGTCCGCGGCTTCACCCAGGACGACGCGCACCTGTTCCTTCGCCCCGATCAGCTCGACGAGGAGATCTTCTCCCTGCTCGATTTCACCCTGTTCGTGCTCCGCTCCTTCGGGTTCGAAAAGTACGACGTCTACCTGTCCACGCGCCCGGAGAAGTACGCCGGCACGCTGGACAACTGGGACCAGGCGGAGGCCGCGCTGCGCAAGGCGCTGGAGCGTAAGGGGCTCCCGTTCGAGGTGGACCCGGGGGAAGGCGTTTTCTACGGCCCGAAGATCGACATCAAGATCAAGGACATGCTCGGCCGGTCGTGGCAATGCTCCACGATCCAGGTGGATTTCAACAACCCGGAGCGGTTCGACGCGACGTACGTCGCGGCGGACGGGACCCCGCAGAGAGCCATCATGATCCACCGGGCGCTGATGGGATCGCTCGAGCGGTTCTTCGGCGTCCTCGTCGAGCATTACGCGGGCGCGTTCCCGGCATGGCTCGCCCCGGTGCAGGCCGACGTCCTTCCGGTCACCGACCGGCAGAACGACTACGCGCGCGAGGTCGTCGCCGCGCTGCGCTCCGCGGGATTCCGCGCGGAGGGGGATTACCGGAACGAGAAGCTCGGGTACAAGGTCCGCGAATCGCAGCTCTCGAAGGTCCCGTACGCCCTCGTCATCGGCGAGCGGGAGGCATCGCAGAAACTCGTCACCCCGCGGCGGCGCGGAGGGGAGCAGCTTCCCTCCATGGGCGTGGAAGCCTTCGTCGAAGTGCTTCGCGGGGACACCGTCAACCCGGAAAAGTAA
- a CDS encoding translation initiation factor IF-3: MPEVRLVGAEGEQLGVVNTSEALQRARALDLDLVEVAPMAVPPVCRIMDFGKFKYIQSKREQEARKKQTVIQVKEIKVRPKTEEHDINTKLKHIRRFLEEGDKVKVTVRFRGRELAYASQSGFEVLKHIVDAIADVAKVESAPKMEGKTMMTIVTPTAHKKKPLAAPAKPGPAAPEAGKQEG; this comes from the coding sequence GTGCCGGAGGTGCGGCTTGTGGGCGCCGAGGGAGAGCAGCTCGGCGTGGTGAATACGTCGGAGGCGCTCCAGCGTGCACGGGCGCTCGACCTCGACCTGGTGGAGGTGGCGCCGATGGCCGTTCCGCCGGTCTGCCGGATCATGGATTTCGGCAAGTTCAAGTACATCCAGAGCAAGCGGGAGCAGGAGGCCCGGAAGAAGCAGACGGTGATCCAGGTCAAGGAGATCAAGGTCCGTCCCAAGACCGAGGAGCACGACATCAACACCAAGCTCAAGCATATCCGCCGCTTCCTGGAGGAGGGGGACAAGGTGAAGGTGACCGTCCGGTTCCGCGGGCGGGAGCTGGCCTACGCCTCCCAGAGCGGATTCGAAGTGCTGAAGCACATCGTAGACGCCATCGCGGACGTCGCGAAGGTGGAGTCCGCGCCGAAGATGGAGGGGAAGACGATGATGACCATCGTGACCCCGACGGCGCACAAGAAGAAACCGTTGGCAGCACCCGCGAAACCGGGGCCCGCGGCCCCGGAGGCCGGGAAACAGGAGGGATAG
- the rpmI gene encoding 50S ribosomal protein L35, which yields MPKMKSNRGANKRFRATGGGGIKRAKSGKSHILTSKDRKRKRGLRKSALVDKTNERSIRRLLPYI from the coding sequence ATGCCCAAGATGAAATCGAACCGGGGCGCGAACAAGCGTTTCCGGGCGACCGGCGGCGGCGGGATCAAGCGCGCCAAGTCCGGCAAGAGCCACATCCTGACGAGCAAGGACCGGAAGCGGAAGCGGGGGCTGCGGAAATCCGCCCTCGTGGACAAGACGAACGAGCGTTCGATCCGGCGCCTGCTGCCGTACATTTAA
- the rplT gene encoding 50S ribosomal protein L20: protein MPRVKRAVHSHKKRRKILKLAKGFRGGHGNLLRSAKEAVARALRYAYRDRRTKKREFRALWITRVNAAARENGLSYSQFMFGLKKAGVEVDRKILADIAVNDASGFRSLAEKARAALA, encoded by the coding sequence ATGCCTCGCGTGAAGAGAGCGGTACATTCGCACAAGAAGCGCCGCAAGATCCTGAAGCTCGCCAAGGGGTTCCGCGGAGGCCACGGGAACCTGCTCCGGTCGGCCAAGGAGGCCGTCGCCCGCGCGCTGCGGTACGCCTACCGCGACCGCCGGACGAAGAAGCGGGAGTTCCGCGCCCTGTGGATCACCCGCGTCAACGCGGCGGCACGGGAGAACGGGCTTTCGTACAGCCAGTTCATGTTCGGCCTGAAGAAGGCGGGGGTCGAGGTGGACCGCAAGATCCTGGCGGACATCGCGGTCAACGACGCCTCCGGCTTCCGGTCGCTCGCCGAAAAAGCAAGAGCCGCGCTGGCGTAG
- the pheS gene encoding phenylalanine--tRNA ligase subunit alpha, producing the protein MSGTSDRIGRLLEEGLAALAAARSESDLLEAKGRFFGKKGEISGILKGIGSLSIEERKALGAESNRARAELESVFDARLEEIRERERDAREGKERIDVTLPGRALLPGRRHPILQTMADTIAVFRRLGFSVRTGPDVEKDYYNFEALNFPPEHPARDMQDTFYVESDAMDLVLRTHTSPIQIRTMEKTRPPVRIIAPGAVYRSDSDITHSPMFHQVEGLAVDRDITMADLKGLLTEFCRMTFGAEMDIQCVICGGSGCRVCKDTGWLEILGAGMVDPAVFGFVGYDPEEYTGFAFGMGIERIAMLRHGISDIRLFFENDIRFLSQF; encoded by the coding sequence TTGTCCGGCACCTCCGATCGGATCGGACGCCTCCTCGAGGAGGGGCTCGCGGCCCTCGCGGCCGCGCGGAGCGAGAGCGACCTCCTCGAGGCGAAAGGGCGGTTCTTCGGCAAGAAGGGGGAGATCTCCGGGATTCTTAAGGGGATCGGTTCCCTCTCCATCGAGGAGCGCAAGGCGCTGGGGGCCGAATCGAACCGCGCCCGCGCCGAGCTCGAATCGGTCTTCGACGCCCGGCTCGAGGAGATCCGCGAACGGGAACGGGACGCCCGGGAGGGGAAGGAGCGGATCGACGTCACCCTTCCCGGGAGGGCGCTCCTCCCCGGCCGGCGGCATCCCATCCTGCAGACGATGGCCGACACCATCGCCGTCTTCCGGCGCCTGGGCTTTTCGGTGCGGACCGGGCCGGACGTGGAGAAGGACTACTATAATTTCGAGGCGCTCAACTTCCCGCCCGAGCACCCCGCGCGAGACATGCAGGACACCTTCTACGTCGAGTCCGACGCGATGGACCTGGTCCTGCGCACCCACACCTCCCCCATCCAGATCCGCACGATGGAGAAGACCCGTCCGCCGGTCCGGATCATCGCTCCCGGGGCGGTGTACCGGTCCGACTCGGACATCACCCACTCCCCGATGTTCCACCAGGTGGAGGGGCTGGCGGTCGACCGGGACATCACGATGGCGGACCTCAAAGGTCTGCTGACCGAGTTCTGCCGGATGACGTTCGGCGCCGAGATGGACATCCAGTGCGTCATCTGCGGCGGCTCCGGCTGCCGCGTCTGCAAGGACACCGGATGGCTCGAGATCCTCGGGGCCGGCATGGTCGACCCGGCGGTGTTCGGCTTCGTAGGGTACGACCCCGAGGAGTACACGGGGTTCGCATTCGGCATGGGCATCGAGCGGATCGCGATGTTGCGCCACGGCATCTCGGACATCCGTCTCTTCTTCGAAAACGACATCCGGTTCCTCTCGCAGTTCTGA